In Deltaproteobacteria bacterium, a single genomic region encodes these proteins:
- a CDS encoding 4-hydroxy-tetrahydrodipicolinate synthase, translating into MFRGALTALVTPFRDGRVDDDALVRLVEAQIQGGIDGLVPCGTTGESPCLSYAEHIHVIEVVMRAAAGRVPVLAGAGSNCTREAIELSRACKELGVAGTLQITPYYNKPTQEGLIAHFTQIADAVGLPVVLYNVPGRTGVDLLPETLATLCKHPLVVGVKEATGDMIRASRVRELCGPDFILLSGDDFTLLPLLAVGGDGVISVGSNVVPDKFAAMCRAAKAGRWDEARAIHYDLLPLSRALFSVSSPIPVKHAMAMLGRIGPEMRAPLVALGDDRPELALLRRELAALGLQGELQR; encoded by the coding sequence ATGTTCCGCGGCGCACTGACTGCACTCGTGACCCCGTTTCGCGACGGGCGCGTCGACGACGACGCGCTCGTTCGCCTGGTCGAAGCCCAGATCCAAGGTGGCATCGATGGCCTGGTGCCCTGCGGCACCACCGGCGAGTCGCCGTGCCTGTCGTACGCCGAACACATCCACGTCATCGAGGTCGTGATGCGCGCGGCCGCCGGCCGCGTGCCGGTGCTCGCCGGCGCGGGCTCGAACTGCACCCGCGAAGCCATCGAGCTCTCGCGCGCGTGCAAGGAGCTCGGCGTCGCCGGTACGCTGCAGATCACGCCCTACTACAACAAGCCCACCCAGGAGGGCTTGATCGCGCACTTCACCCAGATCGCCGATGCGGTGGGGCTGCCGGTCGTCCTCTACAACGTGCCCGGCCGCACCGGCGTCGACCTGCTGCCCGAGACGCTGGCGACCCTGTGCAAGCACCCGCTGGTGGTCGGCGTGAAGGAGGCCACCGGCGACATGATCCGCGCCAGCCGCGTGCGCGAGCTGTGCGGGCCCGACTTCATCCTGCTCTCGGGCGACGACTTCACCCTGCTGCCGCTGCTCGCGGTGGGCGGCGACGGTGTCATCTCGGTGGGCTCCAACGTCGTGCCCGACAAGTTCGCCGCAATGTGCCGCGCCGCCAAGGCCGGCCGCTGGGACGAGGCCCGCGCGATCCACTACGACCTGCTGCCGCTGTCGCGGGCGCTGTTCTCGGTGTCGAGCCCGATTCCGGTCAAGCACGCGATGGCCATGCTCGGCCGCATCGGCCCCGAGATGCGCGCGCCGCTGGTCGCCCTGGGCGACGACCGCCCGGAGCTGGCGCTACTGCGCCGCGAGCTCGCGGCGCTGGGACTGCAAGGAGAGCTGCAACGATGA